A segment of the Lycium barbarum isolate Lr01 chromosome 7, ASM1917538v2, whole genome shotgun sequence genome:
TCTTTTTCATGAATAAAATAGGAGCTCCCAGGGAGAAACACTTGGGCGAATAAAACCTTTCTGAAGAAGTTCTTGCAATTGaattttcaactccttcaattctgctggagccattcgataaggagttATAGAAATAGGAGTAGTTCCATGAATAACCTCTATAGGAAATTCAACTTCCCTTTCCGGGGGTAATCCAGGAAGATTTTCAGGGAAAACATCAGGAAATTCACATACAACTGGTATATCCTTAAGGCTTGGACTTTCTAGGTGTGTATCAAATATATGAGCAAGATAAGCTTCACAATCCTGACTAACCATCTTTCTTGCCACAACCGCGGAGATAAAATAAGATGTCAATGATCTTTCACCTTGAACAATGATGTGTGAAAATGAAGGAGCTCTAAAGGTCACATGCTTCGAGCTACAATCAACTACCGCATGGTATCTATGAAGCCAATCCATACCGATGATGACATCATAGTCTTGGAAaggcatttcaatcaaatcagtaGGGAAGACTACATTTTGAATCACCAAGGGACAACCTCGATAGATTTGATTACAAACAACCTGTTGACCCAAAGGACTTTCGATAAGTACACCACAATCAAGTCTCACAGATTTCACATTTTTAGGAAAAACCAAAGATGAGCTAACATAGGAATGAGTAGAACCAGGATCGAATAATGTAACAACACATAAGCTAAATAAGTGAAATTTACCAACAACCATGTCTGCCCCATCTTGGTCATCCCTCTGTCTCATAGCATAAGCTCGTGCTATAGCTTTTGACCCACTAGCTTGATTAGCTCCACCTGCACTTGTTGCTTGCATGTTTCTAGATCTTGCACCTCTATTCCCTTGAGGAGGAATGGTAATAGGTTTCTGAACTGAGCCTTCCGTACGCGGAGAGGAAATAGGGTTAGGATTAGGACAATCCTGCACTATATGATCGAAGCTCCCACAATTAAAACAAGCACCAGAAGCTCTCCTACAAGTACCAGAGTGATTCTTTCCACATTGTGCACAAGTGGGTATACGATTCTTGCCTTGGCCATAGCTTGGAGTGCTAATAGTAGAGAAATTTGTTCTATTTTGCTTATGCCGGGCTGACTTGTGAACACTACCAGCTTTGGAATTGTCAAACCTTCCCCTTTTAGATGGACCTCCTAAATCTGCATCAGCTTTTCTGAACTTGTTTTCATTTCTCCTAGCTTGTTCTTTGTCGATCTTTTCCCAAGTAAGAGCAGCTGAAACTAATTTACAAAAGTTCTCATGTTGTAGGACCGCCACAGATTTTCTGATGGAATTATTCAAACCGTCTTCGAATCGCCTGCACTTATCTTTTTCATTATTAATAATACCACCAGCATAACGAGAAAGCCTGAGAAACTTCTGTTGATGTTCAGCAATAGACATACTCACTTGCTCTAGATTCAAGAACTCATTTTTCTTTGCATCATGATAAGCAGGTGGGACATACTTCATATGAAACTCTTTCACAAAATCATTCCAAGTAAGAACAGGAGGTTTTGCCTTGGCATTCGGTACACTTACCCACCAGTCATAAGTATCTTTTTGTAACAGTGAGACAGCATACTTAAATTTGGCAGCTTCTGAACACTCTAGTTGCTCAAATACTCTTTCCATGCGCTCCAACCACTGCTCAGCATCAGTAGGATCAAC
Coding sequences within it:
- the LOC132601503 gene encoding uncharacterized protein LOC132601503 — its product is MADFFHHMARIMPDPNEMNFEKMRKMGGVEFEGTVDPTDAEQWLERMERVFEQLECSEAAKFKYAVSLLQKDTYDWWVSVPNAKAKPPVLTWNDFVKEFHMKYVPPAYHDAKKNEFLNLEQVSMSIAEHQQKFLRLSRYAGGIINNEKDKCRRFEDGLNNSIRKSVAVLQHENFCKLVSAALTWEKIDKEQARRNENKFRKADADLGGPSKRGRFDNSKAGSVHKSARHKQNRTNFSTISTPSYGQGKNRIPTCAQCGKNHSGTCRRASGACFNCGSFDHIVQDCPNPNPISSPRTEGSVQKPITIPPQGNRGARSRNMQATSAGGANQASGSKAIARAYAMRQRDDQDGADMVVGKFHLFSLCVVTLFDPGSTHSYVSSSLVFPKNVKSVRLDCGVLIESPLGQQVVCNQIYRGCPLVIQNVVFPTDLIEMPFQDYDVIIGMDWLHRYHAVVDCSSKHVTFRAPSFSHIIVQGERSLTSYFISAVVARKMVSQDCEAYLAHIFDTHLESPSLKDIPVVCEFPDVFPENLPGLPPEREVEFPIEVIHGTTPISITPYRMAPAELKELKIQLQELLQKGFIRPSVSPWELLFYS